In Candidatus Methylomirabilis limnetica, the following are encoded in one genomic region:
- the scpB gene encoding SMC-Scp complex subunit ScpB, which yields MDTSADLGPLGVLEALLFVAEAPLPLERIEEIIDGCSKEEVSQLLADLQEKYRQPDRGLVVTEVAGGYRLTTKPEVALWVQRLRGSKPARLSRPALETLALIAYKQPITKVEIEAIRGVMVDGVVKTLVERDLIRILGRKPEVGRPILYGTSRSFLEYFGFKDLSELPTMKEIETLTPSPVPERTDLGATVKEASGEAVDEIEKAD from the coding sequence GGCGCCACTGCCGCTGGAACGAATCGAGGAGATCATCGACGGTTGCTCAAAGGAAGAGGTGAGTCAGTTACTCGCCGACTTACAGGAAAAATATCGGCAACCGGACCGGGGACTTGTCGTGACCGAGGTTGCCGGGGGCTATCGTCTGACGACAAAACCAGAGGTGGCCTTATGGGTTCAGCGGCTTCGCGGGTCCAAGCCGGCCAGGCTGTCCAGACCTGCACTCGAAACGCTGGCGCTCATTGCCTATAAGCAGCCGATCACCAAGGTAGAAATCGAGGCGATTCGAGGGGTTATGGTGGACGGGGTCGTAAAGACGCTCGTGGAGCGGGACCTCATCCGAATTCTTGGACGAAAGCCCGAGGTGGGTAGGCCGATCCTCTACGGGACCAGCAGGTCCTTCCTGGAATACTTTGGATTTAAGGACCTCTCGGAGCTACCGACTATGAAGGAGATCGAGACGCTGACCCCGAGCCCTGTCCCCGAGCGTACTGATCTGGGAGCGACCGTAAAGGAGGCGTCAGGCGAGGCAGTTGATGAAATCGAAAAGGCGGATTGA
- a CDS encoding pseudouridine synthase: MKSKRRIEATDGGQERLQRYLARAELGSRRSSEKLILAGRVCVNNRIVTQLGTKVSPGLDKVTCDGKPVTPAASLVYVMLHKPAGVLTTLSDPRGRPIISDLLPSEGLPRLFPVGRLDYHTEGLILLTNDGELAYGLMHPSFEIEKEYLAQVRGCPKPADLAKLEAGVISDGERLWATQAKLVTRGVSSAWIALIVQQGRYHEIRRLCDAIGYPVIRLQRVRIGPLVLGKLAKGCWRRLNLGELASIRRVVGLGTA; the protein is encoded by the coding sequence ATGAAATCGAAAAGGCGGATTGAGGCGACCGATGGTGGCCAGGAACGACTGCAGCGATATCTCGCCAGAGCCGAGCTGGGCTCGCGCAGGAGTTCCGAGAAGCTGATCCTCGCGGGGAGGGTCTGCGTCAATAATCGGATCGTCACGCAGCTTGGGACAAAGGTATCGCCGGGCCTCGATAAGGTGACGTGCGATGGTAAGCCGGTCACACCAGCGGCCAGTCTGGTCTACGTCATGCTGCATAAACCGGCAGGCGTCCTGACGACCTTATCCGATCCTCGTGGACGGCCGATCATCAGCGACCTCCTGCCGTCTGAAGGGCTGCCAAGGCTCTTTCCTGTTGGGCGTCTTGACTATCACACAGAAGGACTCATACTTCTCACGAATGATGGAGAGTTAGCCTACGGGCTCATGCATCCCAGCTTCGAGATCGAGAAGGAATATCTCGCCCAGGTGCGTGGTTGCCCCAAGCCTGCCGATCTGGCTAAGTTGGAGGCGGGGGTAATATCGGATGGGGAGAGGTTGTGGGCCACCCAAGCCAAGCTCGTTACCCGTGGGGTAAGCTCTGCATGGATCGCACTTATCGTACAACAAGGACGGTATCACGAGATCAGACGGCTCTGCGATGCTATTGGGTACCCGGTAATTCGACTCCAGAGGGTTCGTATTGGGCCCCTCGTCTTGGGGAAACTGGCCAAAGGGTGCTGGCGACGACTCAACCTCGGGGAACTGGCCAGCATCCGTCGCGTGGTGGGACTGGGAACTGCCTGA
- the pheA gene encoding prephenate dehydratase, with protein MKIARLRHKIDQIDSKIVSLLGERAEVVFRVGQEKAKANMDLHVPQREEEIFTRLMLENTGRFPIHAIRPVFREIISACRSLEGPLKLAYLGPEGTFTHLACTRRFGVSAQFVPVRSISDVFAEVEKGNVEYGVVPIENSSEGVVSHTLDTFMESDLKISGEILLEVSHSLLSKSGDLRKVKKIYSHPHAFAQSRKWLEANLLRVPLFEASSTAAAAKLAAKEPTAAAIASELAASLYKLKVISRKIEDTPRNFTRFLIIGKTPATPTHRDKTSVMFSIKDRVGALYRILEPFAKHQINLTKVESRPSKTKAWEYVFYLDVEGHVADEPVKAALALLKEECLFLKVLGSYPRGSSIET; from the coding sequence ATGAAGATTGCGAGGTTACGGCATAAGATCGATCAGATCGATTCGAAGATCGTATCGCTGCTCGGTGAGCGAGCCGAGGTTGTGTTCAGAGTCGGGCAGGAAAAGGCTAAGGCGAATATGGACCTCCACGTGCCGCAACGCGAGGAGGAGATCTTTACCCGTCTGATGCTGGAGAATACGGGGCGCTTTCCCATTCACGCGATTCGGCCTGTTTTTCGCGAGATCATCTCAGCCTGTCGATCCCTGGAGGGTCCGTTAAAGCTGGCCTACCTTGGCCCGGAAGGGACGTTTACCCACTTGGCCTGTACGCGGCGGTTTGGGGTATCGGCCCAATTCGTGCCGGTTCGCTCAATCAGTGATGTCTTCGCCGAGGTAGAAAAGGGAAACGTCGAGTACGGGGTGGTGCCCATTGAGAACTCCAGTGAAGGTGTGGTCAGCCATACCCTGGATACATTTATGGAATCGGACCTGAAGATCAGTGGAGAAATTCTCCTGGAAGTGTCCCACAGTCTCCTGTCCAAATCAGGCGATCTGAGGAAGGTGAAAAAGATCTACTCGCACCCGCATGCCTTCGCTCAGTCCCGAAAATGGCTGGAGGCAAATCTGCTGCGAGTGCCGCTCTTCGAGGCGTCGAGTACTGCGGCGGCGGCAAAGCTCGCAGCAAAAGAGCCGACAGCGGCTGCGATTGCGAGTGAATTGGCTGCTAGCCTGTACAAACTTAAAGTCATTTCTCGAAAGATAGAGGATACCCCGCGTAATTTCACACGGTTCTTGATAATTGGTAAGACCCCGGCTACACCAACTCATCGCGATAAAACCTCCGTGATGTTCTCGATCAAAGACCGGGTAGGGGCGCTGTATCGTATCCTGGAACCTTTCGCGAAGCATCAGATCAACCTGACCAAGGTCGAGTCCAGACCATCCAAGACCAAAGCCTGGGAGTACGTTTTCTATTTGGACGTTGAGGGACACGTTGCCGACGAGCCTGTGAAGGCGGCGCTCGCGCTACTGAAAGAGGAGTGTCTGTTCCTGAAGGTCCTCGGCTCGTACCCCAGGGGAAGCTCCATCGAGACCTAG
- the hisC gene encoding histidinol-phosphate transaminase — MAKSLAELASPYLHGLAPYTPGKPIEEVEREFGITGAIKLASNENPLGPSPLALRALREALPEAHRYPDGGGYFLKARLAARLGLTPDHLVLGNGCNEVLELMARAFLLAGDEVVIADPAFVIYGMLAHLQGCTTIRVPLKAWTHDLEAMAKAVTPRTKMVFVGNPNNPTGTAVGPTELTAFMDALPAEVIVVIDEAYIEYVPQEMIPDSLTYVRQGRWAIVLRTFSKIYGLAGLRIGYGMAPPSIVELLERIRAPFNVNALAQRAALAALEDEHHVTNSRMFNELGKAYLSSELHRLGLQFPPSVTNFLLIDVNRDGRVVADALLRMGVIVRPLGGAHLKTHIRVTIGTPPENERFIDALRSVLQKGSHQQSAISRQGKS; from the coding sequence ATGGCCAAGTCGTTGGCAGAGCTCGCCTCGCCATACCTTCATGGGCTCGCACCTTACACCCCCGGGAAGCCAATTGAGGAGGTGGAGCGTGAGTTTGGGATCACAGGGGCCATCAAATTGGCGTCAAATGAGAACCCCCTGGGCCCTTCGCCGCTGGCACTTCGCGCCTTACGAGAAGCGCTACCGGAGGCCCACAGGTATCCCGATGGCGGCGGCTACTTCCTGAAGGCGCGGCTGGCCGCTCGCCTTGGACTGACACCAGACCATCTGGTCCTAGGGAACGGGTGTAACGAGGTCTTAGAGCTGATGGCCCGCGCCTTCCTGCTCGCGGGAGACGAAGTAGTCATCGCTGATCCGGCATTTGTCATCTACGGGATGCTGGCCCATCTGCAGGGGTGTACCACGATCCGCGTGCCGCTGAAGGCGTGGACCCACGACCTTGAGGCTATGGCGAAGGCCGTAACCCCCAGGACCAAGATGGTGTTTGTCGGCAATCCCAACAACCCCACAGGCACGGCTGTAGGGCCAACGGAGCTGACTGCCTTTATGGACGCCCTCCCGGCAGAGGTCATAGTGGTCATCGATGAGGCATACATCGAGTACGTCCCGCAGGAGATGATTCCGGATTCCCTGACGTACGTCCGGCAGGGGCGCTGGGCGATCGTCCTTCGGACCTTCTCTAAAATCTATGGTCTGGCAGGGCTCCGGATCGGGTATGGGATGGCGCCGCCGTCGATAGTGGAACTACTCGAGCGGATTCGGGCACCCTTTAACGTCAACGCCCTGGCCCAGCGAGCAGCGTTGGCTGCCCTAGAGGATGAGCACCACGTCACCAATAGCCGAATGTTCAATGAGCTGGGAAAGGCGTACCTGTCCAGCGAGCTGCATCGTCTGGGGCTTCAGTTCCCGCCGTCCGTAACGAACTTTCTGCTGATCGATGTCAATCGCGACGGACGGGTAGTGGCGGATGCGCTGCTCCGAATGGGCGTCATCGTACGCCCACTGGGGGGAGCCCACTTGAAGACCCACATCCGCGTGACCATAGGGACGCCCCCGGAGAACGAACGATTCATCGACGCGCTGAGAAGTGTGCTTCAAAAAGGCAGCCATCAGCAATCAGCGATTAGCAGGCAGGGAAAAAGCTGA